taTCTTATACGGCAATTCCTTTGACATATATtctaatgtattttttataacatatgtGACGGCCATATATGTAAAATGCATTAAGTGAATGTTAGAGTTCTgtcaagataataataaaaatagagttcaatttagaataaaaaaagaaatcttgtattttatataaatgtataataaaatcggattaataattttgtcaaAGAAGATAAGTCATTTCCTCccaatataattgaaaaaatgctAAGCTGTAAGCAAGAGAaagtataacaaatatttgataaatgtacatagaaaataatatgtatgtgaaaatattataaatgatattatggCATGGCACAGATACATTTTTAAGCACATCGTcgtttattatcatataaaagTGTATGACTATTTATTATAGGACAGAACAaggcacacatacacattcaaCAATGTCAAAGGCCCAATTTACTGTCCTTTCACGAAATATACATTGTGTGCTATGTATCTGTGTACCATGGTGAGAAGAGTATTTTAATGATAGTGAggcaatttaatttattatcatttctatATCTTTGTTCCTTTACTTTCGCTCTATTATCATGTCAAACGCCTGTTGATTTTCTTTGTGCAATACATTTAAACGCATCTGTGCCAGCATATAATGTGTATCAATAGTACTTATTAACACATGCAGTTTTTATAATACCCATCACAACCAATATGCATCGCTAGATTAAAAgttatcaaattatttacttaatttacAAGCAACATGCAACCTTCAAGTTAACTTACTTATcgatttattacatataattattgtagtaaattaatcatataaaaaattaacaatatatgtaatacatatacatatctgcgtatatgtatatgactctatatatgtatagatacgaTCATATATTAAACTAAATCTGAAAATCTTACGTTTAATTACAGCTAACAAGATTTTACTATATTTGCCTATGGACTTGtttgcatataataataacaataacaataatgacaaCAGTTATAATATGTATCAATAGTTTCATACGTTAACAAAATGTTTAATGTGCAAaagtatttttacaaaattccGATTATCATTTTTCCCATGCGTTTTCCCTGATTTATTAGCATGCAAATATAGTTAGATTTAAAGAATTGTATAAAGAATAGTAGTCCCTACATACACTCAGCAGAAATTATTTGTTAGTACTGTGTTTCATGTTTTCTTGATAAGTAATTTTTCATGGCCTAATTACATATCTTTATACCTTCcttctgttattattatataaaagaatctcAATAACCATATTAACTCTTCTTTGCTATTCTCAGATAAAAAAACATActaaatttaaaattcaatgaatAATTGGAAAGTGatcattgattatattataatacatgcattatatataaatgaatgaagaaataaaaaatgttctcaATAACTGAACTTTCCTTCTTGCACCTATCTCTATTCtatctaaataaaatctaCATCTATTGTTAATACTAACCTGaaatacttaatatatttaagaaacaTTAACTTTTAATATCAAGATAGCTTACCTTGATGTGCTGGTGGTTGAGAAGAAACAGAACTTTGTGCTACATTTCCACTCGATTGTTGATTCACATTTTGTATTGTGGTATCACTTTGTGCCGGCATTGTTGTAGAACTACTTTCCATGTTACTCATCTACAATAAAGATCTATTAGAATCATTCGctctatatactttttaaaatgtttcttttttaatacaaaaacgCTTACTATTGATATTTGATCTTCGTCGATACTTCCTTGTGATTCTGTGCTTGTGTTCACCGGTCGCCTTACGTTTTCGCTGCTTTCTTGAGATACGATCAATGGTTCAGGTTTTACAATGTTAGTAGCAACCAATGTAATCTCGTTAATTTCTTCCGTTTTGTCTCCAGATCCAGATGTCGATCCTGTTGATGTTTTTCTCAATCTCTTTCGTCTGAAggatggagaaagaggagatggACTAGGAGAACAGGATTCTCCACGATCGGCAGCTCCTTGTTCGCTACTACTACTTGGCCATTTAGTTAATGAAGCTGTATGCATTTCTGCAAGACCTTTTATCTTCAAACTTTCTGCTGTCTGTTAAGAAACAAGGAAATAATATCTCattacattaagaaacattaCACATTTGACAAGTGTCGATACTTACTTTAATAATCGATGGCAATTGATCTTGAGAAATGTTAACTTCACCGTAATACATAAAATCTACCATAATTTTGAGATCAGAAAATTTAACATCTTTGAGTATAACGATCGGATGTTGGCATGGATTAACTGTGAATAACGATTGGAAGTACGAACTACATGCCGATAGTACGACTTTATGTGCTTGGAGATGTCTGCCTTCGGCAGCTAAAGTAACGTCCACTaatgtttcattatttaataaatttgagaACACAGAAATGAAGTTTGGTTGATGATTGTTCCATCGCAAACAAAATTGTTGCATGGACATCTTGATATAAACTTGTAGcacctttttttatattttactgaaagaagaaaataaaacttattaGCGCTTAAGTAATACACGGATGCATATGTctgatataaatttcaatgaataaaaatgtatagaaaaaGGACAAGTATCACAGAcaaatgaaagataataagaatatactTGAATAATCCAAATTTCAATAATCCTGATGTGGCTTGGTATACACTATGATATattaccaaagaaaaaaaatatagcaaATTCTATATGTCACTACTATTAATATGACGAAATAACATCgagaaaagcgaaaaaaaatgcttcaaaaatttaacaatGTGCTTACAGAAATATGTTACTGTCGCTCCATAATAAATACAGATTTGGTGCAATGATGTATGATGGGAGATAAATAACACTGTGTTACTTCGCTTAACTCCGAAAGTGACTTGGTCGCGAGTGAAAACACTGTCGCGTAACTTTCACAGGTAGGAGAAAAAATATGCGCACA
This window of the Vespula vulgaris chromosome 1, iyVesVulg1.1, whole genome shotgun sequence genome carries:
- the LOC127072087 gene encoding longitudinals lacking protein, isoforms H/M/V-like isoform X2, whose protein sequence is MSMQQFCLRWNNHQPNFISVFSNLLNNETLVDVTLAAEGRHLQAHKVVLSACSSYFQSLFTVNPCQHPIVILKDVKFSDLKIMVDFMYYGEVNISQDQLPSIIKTAESLKIKGLAEMHTASLTKWPSSSSEQGAADRGESCSPSPSPLSPSFRRKRLRKTSTGSTSGSGDKTEEINEITLVATNIVKPEPLIVSQESSENVRRPVNTSTESQGSIDEDQISIMSNMESSSTTMPAQSDTTIQNVNQQSSGNVAQSSVSSQPPAHQGLQWTIMEHTYPRFALSSCQTNLSIQASSAFTTPEITTSSTISDQYSGTSTTGSSCALTSYPNSSSHGGTSSLQHTSASSAPPPSSTQCPSNCQSPCASPQTAIKRKRSTNPQADENFIRALDAVRYGGIGFCKAARMFGVNNRTLWLEYKKRGYPNNRPSLKSRVKQEVNSSPPPAAQSAQPVNSQSPTPMGPPSTPHSTHNTHSTHTMLTTHSPHTMLSGYIDSRHTDYALPSTTMPINLHGVNYNTM